The genomic interval TGCACAATTCTAATGAAATAAAACTGAGGGACACAAAAGAGGCAAATAAGTGGAAATGCATACCTTGTTGTTAGTTAGGCAGATTCAATATCATAAagagttaattcaaaatggatcagagacaaATTGCAAAGAACTTAAATTATAAGACTCTTAGAAAAAGTTGGCCGAAAGCTTCATCACATtagatttggcaatgatttcttgaacGTGGCACTATAGGCAcagaaaacaaaagggaaaatagaTGACCTTGACTGCATCAAAAGTTAAAACCCCGTGCATCGAAAGAACAAGAGTGAAAAGGAAACCAAGAAAATAGGGGAAAATTcttgtaaatcatatatctgataagaccTTAATGACCAGACTATATAAAGAATTGCTATAAACTCAACAAgagcaaaacaaacaacccaatttaaaaatggacagggGATTTGAATAATCATTCCTGCAAAGAAGACAAGCTAATGACCAATcagcacatgaaaatatgctcaacatcactaaccatcagggaattttaaatcaaaaccacaatgagatacactGTCACACCAATTAGTATGGCTACTATCAagaccaaaaccaaacaaaaataagcgTCAGCAAGAACGTGAAGCAGTTGGAACCTCTAGGCgctgttggtgaaaatgtaaaatggtatggcCACTAGGAAAACAGTATTCTAGTtcctaaaaaaattcaaaatggaattaCCATGTGACCCAATAATTCTGCTTCAGGGTATATAgcaaaaagaactgaaagcaggtaTTTGAATGACGCACTGTCCACCCACGGTCAGAGTGGCATTATGTACAACAGCCAAAagatagaagcaacccaagtaggcatcaacagatgactggctaaacaaaatgtggtctctaCCCTGCAATGTTATttggccttaaaaaggaaggcaaTTTGGACACATGCCACAACCGGGATGAACTTggaggacattgtgctaagtgcaataagccatcacaaaaaagaaaatatggttcCACTTATATGGGACACATAAAGCAGCTAAATTCACAGGGACAGAAAGTGGTCACCAGGTgctgaggggagagggaaatgaggagttattgtttaatgggtacagagtttcaggtTCGCAAGAGGAAAAGAGTTCTGGAGGTCACCTGCACAATGTGAAAGCGCTAACACTACTGCCCTGTACGCCTGAAAATGGTTAAGTGGTACATTTTATGTCAAGTGTACCttactacaattttttaaaagagctggaaaaaaccccaaacaaactatgccctggctggatagctcagttggtggaaGCATTGATCCAGAGCacacaggttgccagttcaattcccccgtcagggcacagacaggagcagctcgatgttcctctctctctctctctctctctctctctctctctctctctctctctctctctccctctctccccctgcctctcttgcaaaataaaatcaattttaaaaaaaagagctaaaaaaatgaattaacatCTTTATGacattatataaaaatgtcaatCATCTGTAAATTTCAGCCAGgaaagaagcaaggaaggaaagaagggagggagggaggaaggaaggaaggaaggaagggagggaaggagggagggagggagggagggagggagggagggagggagggagggaggatggaaggaaggaaggaaggaaggagggagggagggagggagggagggagggagggaggaaggaaggaagggagggagggagggagggagggagggagggaggaaaggaaggaaggaaggaaggaaggaaggaaggaaggaaggaaggaaggaaggaaggatggaaggaaggaaaggagggagggaggaaggaaggcaggaagggagggagggagggagggaggaaaggaaagaaggaaggaaggaaggaaggaaggaaggaaggaaggaaaggagggagggaggaaggaaggcaggaagggagggagggagggagggaggaaaggaaagaaggaaggaaggaaggaaggaaggaaggaaggaaggaaggaaggaaggaaggaaggaagggagggaggaaggaaggaaggaaggaaggaaggaaggaagggagagaaggagggagggaaggagagaaggagggagggaaggaggaagggaggaagaaaggcaggaaaggagggaaggagggagagagggaaggagggaaggaagaagggaaggttTAATGATCATAATCACTCCATGAGATAATCAGGTTTTCACGATTCCTGcggaacagagagagtcagtcACTTATCTGCCCAAGTTCCTACGGCAGTAGTTCCTGTGGCCTGAGCAGGAAGCACATCCAAAGTTGGCCTGACTCCCAAAGCCCACGTTCTTTCCTGTGCCGTGTTTGTAGGAAATCACTTCTAATGTTTTCTAGACAAAGGACTGAGGATGCGGTTTCGCCTGTGTCAGAATTTGGGGCTTCCAGGGAAGATGTCTTACACAAAAAAGTGCCTGAATTCTCCTTGTCAGTGATTCGTTCCCCATGGGTTAGGGTTACTCACTTCCTCTGATCTAGCTTATTTTTCAAGATGTAAGATTCCTGGAGGGACATTCAGCTAACAAATGAGTCTATTACAGCAGTGGCAGTGGCTAGTGGCCTCCCACCCTCCAGGGCCAGGAGAGGGAGGCCATAGGCAAAGTTAGGTGGAGATGTCatggcggggggcggggcagagaagAGGAGGTAGCAGGGTGAAGGAGAAGTGCGTAAAAACGGGTAACTCCTGAGGGAGCATAGAGAAGGCTTCACCTGCCCCCCCACTTGGctcactctcctctctgccaGGAAAGAGCCCATGAGTGCTCAGGAAGACAAAGTCATGATTAAGACCAAGAAGAAACAAGATGAGGAACGGAGGCGGGAAGGAGAAACATGCTAACATGCACGCAGCACTGACTGTGCCCGACACTGTGCGTAGGGTTCAAAGCACATGGTCTCAGTGATTCTGAACAGCCCCATAAAACTCTGAACGTCCGTGCCGGGATGAGGAAAGCGCAGCTCCTGGTGGCgaaatgacttgcccagggtTGCACAACATGCAGGTAGCCCTaggcagaatttgaacccaggtctctctGAGTCCCTTCTATCCACGTAGAAGGGAAGAGTACTGAAAAGAAAGCAATACAGTACTTGCCTTCccatataataattataacaatcgCAGCTGATGCTAATTGAGGGCTTaccatgtgctaggcactgtcctGGGGCTGTTTTCTATGAATTAACCCATTGGATCTATAGGATCCTCTCTTACGCTCATCTTAAAGatgagcagactgagtaacaaaGAGATCTCTTGGCTGGTAAGTGATGTATGTCCTCTCTTGACCTGTCCTATGCAATGTGGCTTCTCTATGCACATTAAAGGAAACCGTAATGGAGCAAACTGAAGTTACTGCCAAGATGAAGACTAAAAATTTACTAAGGTAAAAACTCTAGGTAGCAGCCAAATTCAATGGGCCCCTAGGCTAATCCATCAGCACCTGGCCCCGAAGACTAGTTAATTCTGCCACCTTTCGAATGTGGAGCCTATCTTGTTTGCCAACAAATGCTCACAAAGtaagaaagcaaaatgaaaacaaaacaaaacaaaaaacctgagtGTAGATGTAAAAACTCCAGAAAGGTCAATGACACATACATCTGGGAGCTTTCTGGGGGTTTTTCTGGATGTGGAAAAAGATTGTGGTTGTGACACACTGCATTCATCACAGGCTGCTCACTTTCTGCGAAATCATTTTCAGCTTGGAAGACAGGCGTGAGTATTTTACAGTCTTGAGCAAAGAAGATTTTTAGGGAGCACTATGACTCCCAGGTGCTTTACTAATGGAAAAATATTGGGCACAGACTGGTCTAATCCATGACCTCTTCCCTCCAtcatcttttcttccctcccagaGTGGAAACCACTTAGCACCCCGAGGTCTCTCTGTTAATTCAGCAACAGGTAACTGCTCTCAGACACAGGCATATCCATCTTCTcaagtctccttctctctcaatcCCGTCCCAATTGTATAAGAGAAACCTCTCGCCTCTCCCTCTATATCCCATTCATGAGTATAGTTCGTTAGTGCAAGAAAAACTTAtcaaacaagaaaagaaactatCAATGTTTGTGGACAGAACTGAAATCAGACATTCCTCCTGATACTTGGCCATGTGTGACTGTTACAGCTTTTTATGAAACAAACACTGATTCCAAGAGTCCCATGTAGCCCAGTCTAGAAGTCTCTAGGACTCTAAGGGGCTATTTACTGTGACATTAGGACGGCGGGCATTGATTCAGCTTCTCCCGACTTCTTACCAAATACACCCATGAAGACTAGACCAAAGGAAGAGATATGCACACACTGCAGACTAAAACCCAATGCTGACAGGCCAGAGCCAAGGACTGACATTATGTCTAAATCAGATGGAAATGGCTTAAGAAAATCTAGACTTCAATGTAGGTCAAAATCTCTATAGAAGGTGCACAGCAGACTTTGCATCAGGGCTGATTAAAGTCTGGTACCCATGTGGATGGGCAGCCTTTTCAGATATTTGATCCCCGTCTGTTTTCCCCTTCAGTGAAGATTGGCGGGTCACATCTGCTGAGATGGGCAATCCTGGGAAGAGCACCATCCAGAAGGGGAAAGCAAGAGTCCTGCTTTGTCCAAATTATATCCCCTTTTGACCTCCATGGAGAGGCATTGAGGATAGCGGTCACTCAGACTAGGAACGGTGTGAACAGAGAGTGGGGCGCCTGGGGCTCAGTCCTGCCTGGGGCTACCAGTGTTAAGAGGTGGCACGGACAGAACCAGCAAAAGGATACTGAGAAAGTGCAACTCGAGAAGTAAGAAGAGAACATGATGTCACAGAAACTCAAAACTAGAGAGGTTCGAGGAAGGAGTGTGAAATCTTGCTGCAAGACCCACAAAACCAGGGCAGATAAGGGCCATTGGACTGGGTGGCGCGGGGTTTTGGTGACCTTGGGAGAATAAGCAGAGGGCAGTAAGACCCACCGGAACAGGCAGAGGAGGCTaagggaggtgggagagaagCAACTCCGTTGAGTTCTGCTTAGGCTGGGCTTTCATGAGATGCCCCCGTAGTCTTCTGCtaagtttccttttctcctttagaTAGCACAGACTCATTTCTAGTCACTGTGGCCAAAAGGATGCTtccaattatgttttttaaagatcTATAGCTACAtctaaaaaaaagtctatatgaTCACCTGCCAAATTGCTAACAAGGGGTTATCTCCAAGAGCCAAGGTCAAATAGAACTTTTATCTTTTCCTATAAACATTCTAATAACACATTTTTTATGCATTGTATTTCAGTACACAAATTATAGGTGTTaagtatcaatatataaaaaatgaacaacagTTCTGGGAATGTCGAATAGATGTACTTTCCCCGATTCCTCCTGCTAAGTACAATTACAAACCTTGGacattatattaaaaatgaacGTAAAAGACTCTGAAAGGTGGAGAGAAGGCACACCAAGTAGGGACCTTGGGAACAAGAAGGAACATGGTGGCGAAATCCCTGGGTTTTCTCGAATTCCCCAGACTTGGAGCTAAAGAGCCAGCAAGCTTGGAACGCCAATGGGTGTGGGTTAGCTCTTCCTTTCACCACGTTTTGTTGCAATTTGGAATTTTCTCACTCTTTCTGGGCTACATTGGTTCTTTTGGGGGGGCTACTTTGTACCAATTTGAGAGACTTCAGCATTGAACACTTTGAGAGGATCGAGGAGGAGCTTCAGGCTGTGACTAGACTTCCAATGGACTCGCCAAAGCTTAACACAACCTTGACCCCGGCCGGAGTCTTTTCAGATGCTCCGTGAAGAAGTCAGAGGGCACTCAAGCTGACTCAGAAGTACTAGCAAAGCACCTTGGTAACCTGACTCTCAACCCTAGTACCAAATTCCCTTCCCTTCTACCAGAACGTTCACCCCAACAGCAGGAGAGAGGAAAACACTTGAAGGGGTTTGGACTGGGGTTGGGTCAAGGCATGCTCTGCAGGAGACAGGGAGTAAGGACATTGGCAGCTGCTCGgaaagaaaagatacaaaagatGTTACAAGTTATTAGATATGGTACCCTGTCTCTGCTTAAGAAAGACCAGCAAGAAAGGAAACCTGAGATGGAATCAAGATTCAGAAGATTTAGGTATAACTGTCATTATTGCTTATATCACGGAGAGCCTTCTGATAATATTAGTATGGAGAATAACTTTTGACATGGAGTTGATTTAGCCATAAACTTtattcttgtacttttttttttcttgctagtAATTGCAAGGTCATTCTGCAGCAGCTTGGGAACGCTACTCTGTGCTAGGACAGACAGTATACCAATATTTTGATAACCTATGATGGAAGTTTTgtgatgtctttttttatatctttttcttgtctacCGCAATGCCACTAATTTACAAGGAATCTATGTAGTTCGCATCTGAATGCTTCACTTCTGTATTTATTTGACCCAAAGAAGCACTGATAGGTCTGGAGTGTTGTCATTGTGTTTTAGAAGCCTGAAGTCAGTAAGAGGAAAACCCAAATCAAGAATTAGAAGCAAGTAACTTGTGTGGAAggaatgtaaaaagaaaacattgggtGGTTTGGCCAGAGCATGACTAGGACAGGGTGCGTTAGCTAGATTCTCTGGTTTTCAAAAATTTGAATTGTAACCAGTCTTTTGAtgtgctattttaatttttagcagCAAATGTGTGTATAGAGCATTGTATTAAAATTTGGGCATATaagaccttttaaaaatgttctttattcaaaaagaaaaaaaaattgttctttattattttttttaaaaagaaataccaatgggtgcagacaaaagaaaaataaccccCAAAGAAAAGCCTGCTCTCTCTAGTCAAAGGCCCAGGAAAGGGGTAGCTTAGCATGATGGAAAACTGTGGTGTGGACGgggagtgaagagggacaaacataTGGCGACGGAAAATGActtgactgtgggtgatgggcacacagagcaatcaacagttcaaatgctatagagatgtttacctgaaacctatgtactcttattgatcaatatcaccccattaaatttagtttcaataacattaaagaaaaatctttaaaacaataatCTCCCTACTCCAGCTAATAACTGCAGAAAAAGCGATGGAACCACCTCCACTAGTGAAAGCCTAGATGGAGAACCTAGACTTCACTCTGGCCGGGCTGTATACAAGAGGTTAGGGAGCCCTAACCAGGGTGGTACTGAGAAAGCCAAGGAGAGGACCAAGCTTTTCATATCCACTGGCAGTCATGAGCCCTCTTCTACCCTCTGTTATCAGTGGAGACCTGAAGGGGGTCTGGACTTTCAGCCCCACCAGACAGTAAGGAGcaccctctacacacacacacacactctctctctctctctctctggtgatGTCAGAGGAAGCCCAGCCAGGGAGTCAGGACTTTTACTACTGCCCAGTGGTAATGAGCTCATTTCCTCAATCTCATGGTGTCATGGACAGTAATGAGGCACTTCTGTCCCTCCCAGCCAGGGAACTATCAGGGGACGCCTACAGGGAGCCAGAAATCCCACTCCGCCGGCAGTAATTAGGAGCACCTCCCAGATTTCAGTGGGAGCTGAGCATGGGGCGTGGACTTACACACTCACTTGAGAGTAATAAGGGGGTGttcccccactcccactcccccttttAGGGACCTATTAGAGAAAGCCAGATAAAATAAGAGGTTTAAATAGACCCAGAACCTGAGAACTCTCATAATACCCCCAAATGTCCAAGTTTCCATAGAAAATACCTTGTTGCATCAAGACCAGGGGAGATCTTAAACCAAATGAAAAAGGCGATCGATAGATGCCAACACCAAAATAACAGATGTTAGAAGAGTTTAGGCAAAGGGCagaaagactcatggacacagacagcaggATGGTGATTGTCAGAGGTAGGGAGGTGCAATGGGTAGAGGGGCAgcagggataaatgatgatgcaAGGAGACTTCACTTGGGGTGCTAAACACACAATATAGCACAGATGATGCACTGTAGAATTctatacctaaaacctatgtttcaatgaataaacaaatgaaagctATAAAAGTGTCAGCCAAGACCTAGAAGAGATAAATAAGTCCCAAGTGGAAATTTGAGAACTGAAAAATatgataaatgaaatgaaaaacaaacacacaaactcaGCAGTTGGGTTCAACAGCAGAATGGAGGAGACAGGGggaacaatcaatgaacttgaatataaaacaataacttTATCCAGTCTGAACCACAGAGAGAGAATGAACTGAAGCAAAGTTAACAGGGCCTCAAGGGATCTGTGGGATAAAGCAAAAAGGTCTCACACTCACGTCATCAAGTCCCAGTGGGAAAGGGCGAGCTGAAAAAGTACGCAAAGaattaatgactgaaaacttGGCAAATctggcaaaatatataaaactaaagaTTCGAGAAGCAGTAAGAATCCTAGACAGGATAAATCCAAGAAACACACACCAAGAGACATCAGAGTcaaacttctgaaaaataaaggcaaaggagaaaaatacttcccttagagaaaaaacaattcaaataacCGTGGATTTCTCATCAGAAGTCACAAAGGCCAAAAAGAATGAAGCAATACTTTTCAGGAGCTGAAAGAAAAGAACCGTCAAACCCAGAATCCTATAACCAGTGGTAATATCTTTCAGGAATGAAGGGGAAATCAAGACATTCTCAGATGAAGGAAAACTAAGAGAACTAGTCACCAGCATACTTATCCTAAAAGAATGCTCAAGTAAATTCTCTAAACAGAAAgaagattataaaagaaaaaaatatcttggaacatcaggaatgaagaaagaaaatggcaagCAAAACTCTGGGTAAATGCAATAGACTCTCCTTCTCTTGGTGGTTGAATCAAAAATTATACAACTGTCTGATGTGGTTCTAAGTGTATGCAGAGTAAGTACTTAAGACAATTATATTACAAATGGGAAAAGGTAATGGGGTCTAAAGGGAGGTAAGTCTTCCAAACTTCATTAGAATGGGTAAAATTATGACATCATTAGACTGATAAATTGGGTATATATAATGTAATACCTAAAGCAACCACTAAAAATGCTAAACAAAGAGATACATGCTAAAACATTATCAATaggtcaaaataaattttttaaaaatattcaaataatccataggaaaacaggaaaaacaatCCAGAACAATTacaaaaacagaggaaaaaaccccagaaataataacaaaaacagaggaaaaaaacagaaaacaagtaatAAAATAGCAGACTAAAGTTcaaacatatcaataattacattaaatttaattagtctaagtatacaaaattaaaagagaTTAGTAGTCAATTACAAAACATGACCCAACTATTTGCTATCTACAATAGACTCAGTTCCAAACATAATGATACAGGCAAGATGAAAGTAATAAATGTACAAAACAgcatgaaaatattaatattaatcaaatgaaaatattaatcaaaagaaaacagaagtggCTATATTAGTATCAGATAAAGCCAACCACAAAGCAAGGAAAATTACCAGAGATAGAGAAGGACATTATATAATGACAAAAATGTCAATCCACCAAGAAGATACTGTAGTTCTAAATGTTATTTCTCCGAACAGCAGAGTTGCAAAATACATGAAGTAAAAGCTgataaaagtaaagtaaaagaaaagagaagtagaCAAATCCATAATTACAGTTGAAGACCTCAATATCCCTCTCTCAATAATTGATAGAAAATGAGCAAGGATATAAAAGAACTCTAATTCCATCAGCCAAAAGTACctaatcagtatttctaaaacACTTCACCCACCACAGCAGAACACACATTCTTTCCAAGTCCTTGTAGAACAGATATCCTGATACAGCATATCGTGGGCCATAAAACCAACCTCAACACACTGAAAATAGTTGAAATCATAGAGTGTGATCTATAACCACAATGAAGTCGAACTAAAAAGTGATAACAGAAAGATAACAGGAAAATCTTCACATGCTTAGAAAGTAAATATACAGCTATATAATGGGTCAGAGAGGAAGTTTCAAGGGAAATCTGAAAATATGTTGAACAGAATGaaaatggatatacaacatatcaaaatttgtggggCACTGCTAATGCTGTGACGGAAATTTCTCGCACTGAAGACacactagaactaccatatggcccagcaattcctctcctgggcgtttatcccagagaaatgaaaacttatgttctcacaaaaatctgtgcatgaatgTTTATGGCAACTTTCTCCAGAACAGCCCCCAAACTGAAAACACTCCAGATGTCTTTTAGTGGGTGAATAAACTACGGTACATCTCTATACGATGGACCACTACTCAGCGATAAAGAAGAAACAATTATTCAATTATTCACACTCACAACAGCCAGTAAACTCCGCTGAATCAAAAAGCCAACCCTGAAAGATTACCTCCTTTAGATTCCATTTATATCacatttttgaaatgacaaaattatggaATGACCACACActggagaaaatattcacaatacaTACATCTGACAAATGACTTGTAGTGTAGACCCAGAAatgaacagacaaacaggaacaatCACTTCagtcctggctgagtagctcagttggttagagtgtcatcccaatatgccaaggttgtgggtttgaactcCAATCAGGGCATGTACATGAAtcaccaatgaatacataaataagtggaataacaaactgatgtttttctctcccttcttctctctctctctcaagacaataaattaaaaaaaaaaaattaaagaacaaccACTTTACAAAAGATATCCAGTGTCATGAAACACATGAAAATAACACTGATCATCATCTGTCACCAGGAATATGCAGGTTTAGAGCCATAATGAGATGACCCTACACTAGAATTGCTAACATTAAAAAAGATGAACACCAGGCTGGTGAGGAGATGGAGCGACCATCCATCATTGGTAGAATCATAACATGGTGTAACCAGTTTGAACACCAGTTTGCATTTTCATAAAGTTAGCAAATACCTATCATTTTGACCTAATAATCCCACTTCTTTacccaaaataaatgaaaacacatgtcaaccaaaaaaaaaaaaaaaagacttgtgcaaaaatgtttatagcagctttatttataataattgcaATCTGGAAGCAACCCAATCCATCAacagaagaatgaataaacaCATTTGGTAGATTCTTCTAATACTACATTACTACGTAGCaatgcaaagaacaaaaacaaaccactaatGTATGTAATAACAAATATGAATACCAAAAACATATTGTGTGAATAAAGCTGGACACAAAAAGATTGCTATTCTATGGTCTCATTCACAGGAAGttttaaaacaagcaaaacaaatccatggtaaaaaaaatcaacacgGCATCCGtctctggagaggagagggagggttgaACAGGAATGGGCACGAGGGAACTTTCTGGA from Saccopteryx leptura isolate mSacLep1 chromosome 2, mSacLep1_pri_phased_curated, whole genome shotgun sequence carries:
- the LOC136392388 gene encoding LOW QUALITY PROTEIN: developmental pluripotency-associated protein 3-like (The sequence of the model RefSeq protein was modified relative to this genomic sequence to represent the inferred CDS: inserted 1 base in 1 codon); the protein is MAGIQLTGAQRADPPTAPAGEEARVQGNTAPCGLSSISSPQESSQRSADPEPGRALRRLSVPFLAWTMLGLGLDVGPGEQTLEMRSHPSAFSGGPSTGPSQAWSPQVLYRQGLLKGLEARDFSIEHFERIEEELQAVTRLPMDSPKLNTTLTPAGVFSDAPXKKSEGTQADSEVLAKHLGNLTLNPSTKFPSLLPERSPQQQERGKHLKGFGLGLGQGMLCRRQGVRTLAAARKEKIQKMLQVIRYGTLSLLKKDQQERKPEMESRFRRFRYNCHYCLYHGEPSDNISMENNF